A part of Stigmatella erecta genomic DNA contains:
- a CDS encoding Vps62-related protein, with protein sequence MEKHHHHRPKLVRASQSVQGEPSLILSTTASYTWICDDVGSGADSDVTLFRPNPDDTSYCILGDYAQGNYGGPTGNSIIVKAINDDPAAPLLKPAKSWSLVWTDKGSGGDYDWSVWAAVAPDGYVAIGMVATLGYSAPDIQNYRCVRKDLAQQSSAPAQIWSDKGSGADNDVTLWGVTGMPNTFVAQANYDAYNGTAYVLKGIS encoded by the coding sequence ATGGAAAAGCACCACCACCACCGCCCCAAGCTCGTCCGCGCTTCCCAGTCCGTTCAGGGAGAGCCGTCGCTGATCCTCTCCACCACGGCCTCGTACACCTGGATCTGCGACGATGTGGGCTCCGGCGCCGACAGCGACGTCACGCTCTTCCGGCCGAACCCCGATGACACCAGCTACTGCATTCTCGGGGACTATGCCCAGGGCAACTACGGGGGGCCCACCGGTAACTCGATCATCGTGAAGGCCATCAACGATGACCCTGCCGCGCCGCTGCTCAAGCCGGCGAAGAGCTGGAGCCTCGTCTGGACGGACAAGGGCAGCGGGGGCGACTACGACTGGTCGGTCTGGGCCGCGGTGGCGCCGGATGGCTACGTGGCGATCGGCATGGTGGCCACCCTGGGCTACAGCGCGCCCGACATCCAGAACTACCGCTGCGTGAGGAAGGACCTCGCCCAGCAGTCGTCCGCCCCGGCGCAGATCTGGAGTGACAAGGGCTCGGGCGCCGACAACGACGTCACGCTCTGGGGCGTCACCGGCATGCCGAACACGTTCGTCGCGCAGGCCAACTACGACGCGTACAACGGCACGGCCTACGTGCTCAAGGGCATCTCCTAA